A region from the Bactrocera dorsalis isolate Fly_Bdor chromosome 1, ASM2337382v1, whole genome shotgun sequence genome encodes:
- the LOC105223502 gene encoding uncharacterized protein LOC105223502, producing the protein MDNTTEDYRNQWKHHFLDHMKSKLQPSTGQACQEHTSHMSKIPEYESYKQQRRQAQRSSGGDADRALYDMPYPGHSSQADSYRGSSYNENGNFNRHYQPKSKQAPALPSSSNANSHKMHGMDANVYLYETDSNMGGVGPGSEESNKSQKSSKTVVSKKSSQDLRKMVKSQCKLHEVIDETLKQMCTTEPYTYTESVNASTKEQAGQMGLQKTPGSCKRCTDKVYARSSQKDVMTEMSKGDFLECRSGDTLTISVDDVVNSKVINPMIRKLQRMYLNNLREEMSLMEDLERLPHKVNEVYKATIFKQKE; encoded by the exons ATGGACAACACGACTGAAGACTATCGTAATCAATGGAAACACCATTTTTTAGATCACATGAAATCGAAATTACAA CCAAGTACCGGACAGGCATGCCAAGAACATACGAGTCACATGAGCAAAATACCCGAATATGAGAGCTACAAACAGCAACGCCGACAGGCACAACGCTCCAGCGGTGGGGATGCAGATCGGGCGCTCTACGATATGCCTTATCCCGGTCACAGCAGTCAGGCCGACAGTTATCGCGGCAGTAGTTACAACGAGAACGGCAACTTTAATCGTCACTACCAGCCCAAATCAAAGCAAGCGCCGGCATTACCTTCGTCTAGTAACGCTAACTCACACAAAATGCATGGCATGGACGccaatgtatatttatatgaaactgATTCCAATATGGGCGGCGTTGGACCGGGTTCCGAGGAAAGTAATAAATCACAGAAGTCTTCAAAAACTGTGGTTAGCAAAAAGAGTTCACAAGACTTACGCAAGATGGTTAAATCGCAGTGTAAGCTACACGAAGTGATTGATGAGACTTTGAAACAAATGTGTACTACCGAACCGTATACTTACACTGAAAGTGTTAATGCTAGCACGAAGGAACAGGCGGGGCAAATGGGTTTGCAGAAAACACCGGGTTCGTGCAAGCGTTGCACCGATAAAGTGTATGCACGTTCAAGCCAAAAAGATGTGATGACTGAAATGTCCAAAGGTGACTTTCTTGAATGCCGCTCAGGTGATACATTAACTATATCGGTGGATGATGTTGTGAATTCGAAAGTGATTAATCCGATGATACGTAAATTACAACGCATGTATTTGAACAACTTGCGCGAAGAGATGTCACTGATGGAAGATTTGGAACGTTTGCCACACAAAGTAAATGAAGTTTACAAAGCCACCATATTTAAACAGAAAGAATAA
- the LOC105223503 gene encoding uncharacterized protein LOC105223503: MAPSFEGRTFVNGGMLRKFNGQNVSIFLRIEEEAGTNLVGMSTDKQKIRVKLHDSTGGRSGSWVEIIGKPMGSDVIDAKESILFAEDDPELDEDAYNMMVEFLNNCKELYRSG, translated from the exons atggcACCATCTTTTGAGGGACGTACATTTGTAAATGGTGGCATGCTGCGGAAATTCAATGGTCAAAATGTGAGCATATTCCTGCGCATTGAAGAGGAAGCCGGCACAAATCTGGTGGGCATGTCGAcggacaaacaaaaaattcgcGTCAAACTGCATGATTCTACCGGTGGACGTAGCGGCAGCTGGGTGGAAATCATTGGCAAGCCAATGGGTAGTGATGTTATCGATGCTAAAGAG TCCATTTTATTTGCTGAAGATGATCCGGAACTCGACGAAGACGCCTACAATATGATGGTAGAATTTTTGAACAACTGCAAGGAGCTTTACAGAAGTGGTTAA
- the LOC105223500 gene encoding uncharacterized protein LOC105223500: MSEEENDKVTLDLSRKQLKKVPKQDDAQNVRVLKLDENELQKIDNIDSYLKIEVLSLSKNQLLRMYGVCRLHCLRELNLSFNGILSIEGLKDCIHLRHLNLEGNNIKTIEHLNNNIKLEYLNLAENSIGSISDISFLKNLKELYLQGNRLTHLRQCDKYLPVSLEILTLAKNSISDLNEICTLSNLSNLHSLTLSENPCIMMTGNADGFDHRPFVLNWCMSLKVIDGFVVDPIESLKAEWLYSQGRGRQFRIGEQATLAKYLSSVCPLIGKALENENERKLRLILSKAQQHQRQLQEEISENSNASSNNSPSSCRRKTSSRIQSPRFSRLSGRQGSPDSMVNSYHGNTSSETITNNINHTTPMTTSLIENIKHDSMLMSQSTCDSSITGGGSNMNTRTNNSQESTPRTITPNPYNDQNYTNMPVNVGGPLAAASKMVPVPEALMSPDVCPAAVAQRVTVNAINTQMQNSKTHKNKDNKLNSPKMRSPHLKRNTERYSPNMSPRRGSSTSNMTLQHNNVSNLNRAVAAHAQAQVDNQMKSRLTGNSMHVVAPDTGSGGISSDDDSDHINIDKLKTIRNKAAQRTQQQQKEASVQHAENHATESSAVVIQKIWRGYRTRKKTKDIAEKLLKIRTHEYIDKLTKDMELTKAQLENERKIQQLQMQAINALWKKVSTMQGGATVSSATTSMTDSAATATVDGGSNISVSTDSGRTLALDNSSTAAVHDLAKTCTMLTNQVQQLQGSMRDILNCLTLFCNLPQENVKKLLSAGVADALATNEKRDCAATQTEIIAVHTPQIENQSNFPFSKIRPSTLPLDKQKCGAGASGVGTASQQQTVSTSVGCGMQTQPYQYLQHEQITEVAEPTEQFNESGIQSEDVRSVDEQGDTCGEKSDGGKE, encoded by the exons ATGA GTGAAGAGGAGAACGATAAAGTCACTTTGGATCTCTCGCGAAAGCAATTGAAGAAAGTGCCAAAACAGGATGATGCCCAAAATGTGCGTGTGCTCAAACTGGACGAGAATGAGCTGCAGAAAATTGACAACATCGACTCCTATTTGAAAATTGAAGTT CTTTCACTTAGTAAAAATCAGCTGCTACGCATGTATGGCGTTTGTCGTTTACACTGTCTGCGCGAACTAAATCTCTCGTTCAATGGCATACTCTCCATTGAGGGCCTGAAGGATTGCATACATCTGAGGCATTTGAATTTGGAGGGCAACAACATTAAAACCATTGagcatttaaataataatattaaattagaatatttaaatttggcTGAGAATAGTATAGGCAGTATATCGGATATATCgtttttgaagaatttaaag GAATTATATCTGCAAGGCAACCGCTTAACGCATCTCCGACAATGTGATAAATATTTACCCGTATCCTTGGAAATTTTAACCTTAGCAAAAAATTCTATTAGCGATTTAAATGAGATCTGCACGCTGTCTAATTTGTCTAATTTGCATAGTCTAACGTTGAGTGAGAACCCATGTATTATGATGACTGGCAACGCCGA TGGCTTCGATCATCGTCCTTTCGTATTGAATTGGTGTATGAGCTTAAAAGTGATTGATGGCTTTGTAGTAGATCCCATAGAGAG CCTCAAAGCGGAATGGCTCTACAGTCAGGGGCGTGGGCGACAATTTCGCATTGGTGAACAAGCTACCTTGGCCAAATATTTAAGTTCTGTTTGCCCACTTATTGGCAAAGCTTTGGAGAATGAAAATGAACGTAAATTACGTTTGATACTTAGCAAAGCTCAGCAGCACCAACGACAATTGCAAGAGGAAATTTCAGAGAATTCAAATGCGTCGAGCAATAATTCACCTTCTTCGTGTAGACGTAAGACCAGCAGTCGCATACAATCCCCGAGAT TTTCACGTTTAAGTGGGCGTCAAGGCTCACCTGACTCAATGGTGAATAGCTATCATGGCAACACTTCAAGTGAAACGA ttaCGAACAATATAAATCACACAACACCGATGACCACTTCTTTGATAGAGAATATCAAACATGATTCGATGCTAATGTCACAAAGCACATGTGATAGCTCAATAACCGGCGGTGGCAGTAATATGAATACACGCACGAATAATTCACAGGAATCTACGCCTCGCACGATAACGCCAAATCCATATAATG ATCAAAATTATACCAATATGCCCGTTAACGTTGGTGGTCCCTTGGCTGCGGCCTCCAAAATGGTGCCCGTACCAGAGGCGCTCATGAGTCCAGATGTTTGTCCCGCCGCTGTGGCGCAACGCGTCACCGTCAACGCAATCAATACGCAAatgcaaaattcaaaaacacacaaaaacaaag ATAACAAACTCAATTCACCGAAGATGCGCAGCCCGCACTTGAAACGCAATACGGAACGCTATAGCCCCAATATGAGTCCACGACGTGGCAGTAGTACTTCGAATATGACACTGCAACATAACAATGTATCGAATTTGAATCGGGCCGTGGCCGCTCATGCGCAGGCTCAAGTGGATAATCAGATGAAGTCGCGTCTAACGGGCAATTCGATGCATGTGGTAGCGCCGGATACCGGTTCGGGCGGTATCAGTTCGGATGACGACAGCGATCACATAAACATTGACAAGCTGAAAACGATACGCAACAAGGCGGCACAGCG cacacaacaacaacagaaagaGGCTAGTGTGCAACATGCAGAGAATCATGCTACAGAGTCTTCGGCGGTTGTTATACAAAAGATTTGGCGCGGCTATCGTACACGCAAGAAAACCAAGGATATTGCCGAGAAGCTGCTTAAGATACGCACACACGAGTATATTGA CAAACTTACCAAAGACATGGAACTCACCAAAGCGCAGCTGGAAAACGAACGTAAAATACAGCAACTACAAATGCAGGCTATTAATGCGCTGTGGAAGAAGGTCTCCACAATGCAGGGTGGCGCAACAGTTAGCAGCGCCACAACCAGTATGACTGACAGCGCCGCAACTGCTACTGTGGACGGCGGTAGCAATATCAGCGTTTCGACTGATAGTGGGCGTACCTTAGCGCTGGATAACAGCTCCACCGCCGCGGTGCACGACTTGGCCAAGACGTGTACAATGCTGACCAATCAG GTGCAACAACTGCAAGGCTCCATGCGTGACATACTCAACTGCCTAACGTTATTCTGCAACTTGCCGCAGGAGAATGTCAAGAAATTGCTTTCAGCTGGCGTAGCCGACGCACTGGCCACCAATGAGAAACGCGATTGCGCTGCTACGCAAACTGAAATCATCGCTGTGCACACACCACAAATCGAGAATCAAAGTAATTTTCCATTCTCAAAAATACGCCCATCAACATTGCCGCTGGACAAGCAGAAATGTGGCGCTGGCGCTAGTGGTGTGGGAACTGCAAGTCAACAGCAGACTGTCTCAACGAGCGTTGGTTGCGGCATGCAAACGCAACCATACCAATACTTGCAGCATGAACAAATCACCGAAGTTGCTGAGCCGACAGAGCAGTTCAATGAGAGCGGCATACAAAGTGAGGATGTGCGCAGCGTGGATGAGCAGGGCGATACGTGTGGTGAAAAATCCGATGGTGGCAAAGAATAA
- the LOC105223501 gene encoding probable RNA-binding protein EIF1AD, with protein sequence MSRVVRRKHVLKEMMEDDFELPTEKQQIVRVVSSRGNNLHEVETAEANTENFLASMPNKFRKNVWVKRGDYVLVEPIEEGDKVKAEICKILTPEHIKEYTKAGVWPKAFGKKREHEQVEMDSDEDTDGDDLLMRNPNRPQEDCDSDEDDDGEENTSDDD encoded by the coding sequence ATGTCTCGCGTTGTACGTCGCAAACATGTGCTTAAGGAAATGATGGAAGATGATTTCGAGCTGCCCACCGAGAAGCAACAAATTGTGCGGGTGGTCAGTAGTCGTGGCAATAATCTGCACGAAGTGGAAACAGCCGAAGCAAATACGGAAAATTTCCTAGCATCTATGCCGAATAAGTTTCGTAAAAATGTTTGGGTTAAACGTGGTGATTATGTGCTCGTGGAACCCATCGAAGAGGGTGACAAAGTGAAGGCAGAAATTTGTAAAATCCTCACACCCGAACACATAAAGGAATACACCAAGGCGGGAGTATGGCCAAAAGCGTTTGGCAAAAAACGTGAACACGAACAAGTAGAAATGGATAGCGACGAAGACACAGACGGTGATGACTTGTTGATGAGAAATCCCAATAGACCGCAGGAAGATTGTGATAGCGATGAAGACGATGATGGGGAAGAGAACACAAGCGATGACGATTAA